The following coding sequences lie in one Crassostrea angulata isolate pt1a10 chromosome 10, ASM2561291v2, whole genome shotgun sequence genomic window:
- the LOC128165184 gene encoding zinc finger MIZ domain-containing protein 1-like isoform X1 yields the protein MNEMDRHIQQTNDRLSCIKQHLGSPGAFQNAARELLDWCSDLRAFQKAFEGSLMQCLTVVSQVAPQPGYDLDLGYRLLAVCAAHRDKFSSKSAGLLSMWCEELGRLLLLRHQKNRTPDSKSPAMHPQLQQKPMPPMGPGDPSAGWMPGNQGPPALSVVTTVWGMTQSTQSGPFNHSTPGSGYTNTTMSSTSYTQQPQGFTGNQMQKPPYNMGPITNRRDSGGYNRPGYPPTPNTPGSNTPISGHSEYPGGPGMPQGNPALSAALVAAAATATATATATASMVAIQDQQQQLNMQMNMNGQYPPQMPVQNQFNQYQGMPQRGGPMNMGPGAAPGPMMNKGMYMRRSAPYHNPQMMKGRQVPGGQQYPNGTQYGPQYMSQQQYPNKPQYPPAQQPLPSPTYGPQQPGMRPSAPPHYPNGQNPYMTGQFPSQGRQLPPQGPGYVPSPQYSNGQQNMQSTTMNYPHSPLPGNPTPPITPGAVQSPYPGQMPIKKDPEELRLTFPVRDGVVLPPFRLEHNLAVSNHVFHLRDSVYQTLMWRSDLELQLKCFHHEDRQMNTNWPASVTVSVNANPLNIERGENKTSHKPLYLKDVCQPGRNTIQITVTACCCSHLFVLQLVHRPSVRSVLQGLLKKRLLPAEHCITKIKRNFTSVTNNSSLNGEDGVEQTAIKVSLKCPITFRRIMLPARGHECKHIQCFDLESYLQLNTERGSWRCPVCSKTALLEGLEIDQYIWGILTNLQTTEFEEVTIDPMAAWKPVQHKTVKEEDTGDNSCGGRWVKAMSPSSMQLPTMSTWDMMGGGRQAASPFSMNSGQGSQYPGMPNESMPNGPVSAGYTHPGPPSDYSSPLTHMSESINNITNGNSMNSVSSMNSVPQSDSSSQMTHNSGQYVPVSGDQGMPTLRHPDQNSMNSHMTPSSQSSQSMSNGSHQLDHQSPPSNQNHSSGADNCNSIEDINLDPSTIMNDSQSNNLDLQLENFGDPIELLSYLGPPESSGNDSPGTQNTNTNNSNSTSTNNQTSTSANSNNDDLLALFE from the exons GCTTGCTTTCTATGTGGTGTGAAGAACTGGGTCGGCTTCTGTTGCTAAGACACCAAAAGAATCGAACTCCTGACTCCAAATCACCAGCAATGCACCCACAGCTACAGCAAAAACCAATGCCACCAATGGGCCCAGG TGACCCAAGTGCAGGATGGATGCCTGGGAATCAAGGTCCCCCTGCCCTCTCTGTGGTGACCACTGTGTGGGGCATGACCCAGTCCACACAGAGTGGTCCCTTTAACCACAGTACACCTGGCTCGGGGTATACCAACACTACCATGTCCTCAACCAGCTACACGCAACAGCCTCAAGGATTCACAGGAAATCAGATGCAGAAACCACCATATAACATGGGACCCATCACCAACAGGAGAGACTCAGGGGGGTACAACCGGCCAGG TTATCCTCCAACACCCAACACACCTGGTTCTAACACTCCAATCTCTGGACACAGTGAATACCCTGGGGGACCAGGAATGCCCCAGGGAAACCCCGCCCTTTCTGCTGCACTAGTGGCAGCAGCTGCAACAGCAACGGCTACTGCAACAGCAACGGCTAGCATGGTGGCCATACAAGATCAGCAACAGCAGCTCAACATGCAGATGAACATGAACGGCCAGTACCCCCCACAGATGCCG GTTCAGAATCAGTTCAATCAATATCAGGGGATGCCCCAAAGAGGAGGACCAATGAATATGGGCCCAGGCGCTGCTCCGGGTCCAATGATGAATAAAGGCATGTACATGCGTCGCTCAGCCCCGTACCACAATCCACAGATGATGAAAGGAAGGCAGGTTCCTGGGGGCCAGCAGTATCCTAATGGAACACAG TATGGGCCACAGTACATGAGCCAGCAACAGTATCCCAACAAACCTCAGTACCCCCCAGCACAGCAGCCTCTACCCTCCCCTACTTACGGTCCTCAGCAGCCAGGAATGAGGCCCAGTGCTCCACCCCACTACCCCAATGGCCAGAACCCTTACATGACAGGCCAGTTTCCCTCACAAGGCCGACAACTTCCTCCCCAAGGCCCAGGGTATGTTCCATCACCGCAGTACAGCAATGGACAGCAGAATATGCAG TCCACCACCATGAATTATCCCCACTCCCCACTGCCTGGTAATCCCACCCCTCCCATCACACCAGGAGCTGTACAGTCTCCATACCCGGGACAGATGCCTATCAAGAAAG ATCCCGAAGAGCTGCGCCTTACCTTTCCTGTGAGGGACGGTGTAGTCCTCCCTCCTTTCCGCCTGGAGCATAACCTGGCGGTCAGCAACCACGTCTTCCATCTCCGCGACTCTGTCTATCAGACTCTCATGTGGAG atCTGACCTTGAATTACAGCTTAAATGTTTTCATCACGAGGATAGGCAGATGAACACAAACTGGCCAGCGTCTGTGACAGTTAGTGTCAATGCTAATCCCCTGAACATTGAACGTGGCGAGAACAAGACCTCACATAAACCTCTGTACCTCAAAGATGTCTGCCAGCCAGGCAGAAACACCATCCAGATCACAGTCACTGCATGTTGTTGT tCTCACCTATTTGTGCTACAGTTGGTTCACCGGCCCAGTGTACGGTCTGTGTTACAGGGATTGCTGAAGAAACGCCTTCTTCCTGCAGAGCACTGTATCACAAAAA TCAAACGAAACTTTACAAGTGTGACAAATAACAGCAGCTTAAATGGTGAGGATGGAGTTGAGCAGACTGCCATCAAAGTGTCACTTAAATGTCCAATCACATTCCGGCGGATTATGTTGCCTGCTCGAGGCCACGAGTGTAAACACATACAATGCTTTGATCTTGAATCGTACCTACAGCTGAACACGGAGCGTGGTTCCTGGCGGTGCCCGGTTTGTAG TAAAACAGCATTACTGGAAGGTTTGGAGATCGACCAATACATCTGGGGTATCTTAACAAATCTTCAGACCACAGAATTTGAGGAAGTCACAATAGACCCAATGGCAGCTTGGAAACCTGTCCAGCATAAAACCGTTAAGGAGGAAGACACAG GTGATAACTCCTGTGGCGGTCGGTGGGTCAAGGCCATGTCTCCCTCCAGCATGCAGCTGCCCACCATGAGTACCTGGGACATGATGGGGGGTGGTCGACAAGCAGCATCACCATTCTCCATGAACTCAGGGCAAG GATCACAATATCCAGGAATGCCAAACGAGAGCATGCCAAATGGTCCTGTTAGTGCAGGTTATACCCACCCGGGTCCCCCCTCAGACTACAGTTCCCCACTCACACACATGTCAGAAAGCATAAACAATATCACCAATGGAAATTCAATGAACAGTGTGAGTTCCATGAACAGTGTGCCACAAAGTGACTCTTCCTCTCAAATGACTCATAATTCAGGGCAATATGTTCCTGTGTCAGGGGACCAGGGTATGCCCACTTTACGGCACCCTGATCAAAACAGTATGAACAGTCACATGACTCCCTCCAGCCAATCATCACAAAGCATGAGTAACGGCAGCCATCAATTAGATCACCAATCACCTCCTAGCAATCAGAATCATTCATCAGGGGCAGACAACTGCAATTCAATAGAGGATATCAACTTGGATCCTTCAACAATTATGAATGACAGTCAGAGTAATAACTTAGAT CTCCAGCTAGAAAATTTTGGTGATCCTATTGAACTGTTATCATATCTGGGACCACCAGAGAGTTCCGGGAATGACTCACCGGGAACACAGAACACAAATACAAACAACAGCAATTCAACGTCCACAAACAATCAAACCTCAACAAGTGCCAATAGCAATAATGATGATTTGTTGGcattgtttgaataa
- the LOC128165184 gene encoding zinc finger MIZ domain-containing protein 1-like isoform X2, whose translation MWCEELGRLLLLRHQKNRTPDSKSPAMHPQLQQKPMPPMGPGDPSAGWMPGNQGPPALSVVTTVWGMTQSTQSGPFNHSTPGSGYTNTTMSSTSYTQQPQGFTGNQMQKPPYNMGPITNRRDSGGYNRPGYPPTPNTPGSNTPISGHSEYPGGPGMPQGNPALSAALVAAAATATATATATASMVAIQDQQQQLNMQMNMNGQYPPQMPVQNQFNQYQGMPQRGGPMNMGPGAAPGPMMNKGMYMRRSAPYHNPQMMKGRQVPGGQQYPNGTQYGPQYMSQQQYPNKPQYPPAQQPLPSPTYGPQQPGMRPSAPPHYPNGQNPYMTGQFPSQGRQLPPQGPGYVPSPQYSNGQQNMQSTTMNYPHSPLPGNPTPPITPGAVQSPYPGQMPIKKDPEELRLTFPVRDGVVLPPFRLEHNLAVSNHVFHLRDSVYQTLMWRSDLELQLKCFHHEDRQMNTNWPASVTVSVNANPLNIERGENKTSHKPLYLKDVCQPGRNTIQITVTACCCSHLFVLQLVHRPSVRSVLQGLLKKRLLPAEHCITKIKRNFTSVTNNSSLNGEDGVEQTAIKVSLKCPITFRRIMLPARGHECKHIQCFDLESYLQLNTERGSWRCPVCSKTALLEGLEIDQYIWGILTNLQTTEFEEVTIDPMAAWKPVQHKTVKEEDTGDNSCGGRWVKAMSPSSMQLPTMSTWDMMGGGRQAASPFSMNSGQGSQYPGMPNESMPNGPVSAGYTHPGPPSDYSSPLTHMSESINNITNGNSMNSVSSMNSVPQSDSSSQMTHNSGQYVPVSGDQGMPTLRHPDQNSMNSHMTPSSQSSQSMSNGSHQLDHQSPPSNQNHSSGADNCNSIEDINLDPSTIMNDSQSNNLDLQLENFGDPIELLSYLGPPESSGNDSPGTQNTNTNNSNSTSTNNQTSTSANSNNDDLLALFE comes from the exons ATGTGGTGTGAAGAACTGGGTCGGCTTCTGTTGCTAAGACACCAAAAGAATCGAACTCCTGACTCCAAATCACCAGCAATGCACCCACAGCTACAGCAAAAACCAATGCCACCAATGGGCCCAGG TGACCCAAGTGCAGGATGGATGCCTGGGAATCAAGGTCCCCCTGCCCTCTCTGTGGTGACCACTGTGTGGGGCATGACCCAGTCCACACAGAGTGGTCCCTTTAACCACAGTACACCTGGCTCGGGGTATACCAACACTACCATGTCCTCAACCAGCTACACGCAACAGCCTCAAGGATTCACAGGAAATCAGATGCAGAAACCACCATATAACATGGGACCCATCACCAACAGGAGAGACTCAGGGGGGTACAACCGGCCAGG TTATCCTCCAACACCCAACACACCTGGTTCTAACACTCCAATCTCTGGACACAGTGAATACCCTGGGGGACCAGGAATGCCCCAGGGAAACCCCGCCCTTTCTGCTGCACTAGTGGCAGCAGCTGCAACAGCAACGGCTACTGCAACAGCAACGGCTAGCATGGTGGCCATACAAGATCAGCAACAGCAGCTCAACATGCAGATGAACATGAACGGCCAGTACCCCCCACAGATGCCG GTTCAGAATCAGTTCAATCAATATCAGGGGATGCCCCAAAGAGGAGGACCAATGAATATGGGCCCAGGCGCTGCTCCGGGTCCAATGATGAATAAAGGCATGTACATGCGTCGCTCAGCCCCGTACCACAATCCACAGATGATGAAAGGAAGGCAGGTTCCTGGGGGCCAGCAGTATCCTAATGGAACACAG TATGGGCCACAGTACATGAGCCAGCAACAGTATCCCAACAAACCTCAGTACCCCCCAGCACAGCAGCCTCTACCCTCCCCTACTTACGGTCCTCAGCAGCCAGGAATGAGGCCCAGTGCTCCACCCCACTACCCCAATGGCCAGAACCCTTACATGACAGGCCAGTTTCCCTCACAAGGCCGACAACTTCCTCCCCAAGGCCCAGGGTATGTTCCATCACCGCAGTACAGCAATGGACAGCAGAATATGCAG TCCACCACCATGAATTATCCCCACTCCCCACTGCCTGGTAATCCCACCCCTCCCATCACACCAGGAGCTGTACAGTCTCCATACCCGGGACAGATGCCTATCAAGAAAG ATCCCGAAGAGCTGCGCCTTACCTTTCCTGTGAGGGACGGTGTAGTCCTCCCTCCTTTCCGCCTGGAGCATAACCTGGCGGTCAGCAACCACGTCTTCCATCTCCGCGACTCTGTCTATCAGACTCTCATGTGGAG atCTGACCTTGAATTACAGCTTAAATGTTTTCATCACGAGGATAGGCAGATGAACACAAACTGGCCAGCGTCTGTGACAGTTAGTGTCAATGCTAATCCCCTGAACATTGAACGTGGCGAGAACAAGACCTCACATAAACCTCTGTACCTCAAAGATGTCTGCCAGCCAGGCAGAAACACCATCCAGATCACAGTCACTGCATGTTGTTGT tCTCACCTATTTGTGCTACAGTTGGTTCACCGGCCCAGTGTACGGTCTGTGTTACAGGGATTGCTGAAGAAACGCCTTCTTCCTGCAGAGCACTGTATCACAAAAA TCAAACGAAACTTTACAAGTGTGACAAATAACAGCAGCTTAAATGGTGAGGATGGAGTTGAGCAGACTGCCATCAAAGTGTCACTTAAATGTCCAATCACATTCCGGCGGATTATGTTGCCTGCTCGAGGCCACGAGTGTAAACACATACAATGCTTTGATCTTGAATCGTACCTACAGCTGAACACGGAGCGTGGTTCCTGGCGGTGCCCGGTTTGTAG TAAAACAGCATTACTGGAAGGTTTGGAGATCGACCAATACATCTGGGGTATCTTAACAAATCTTCAGACCACAGAATTTGAGGAAGTCACAATAGACCCAATGGCAGCTTGGAAACCTGTCCAGCATAAAACCGTTAAGGAGGAAGACACAG GTGATAACTCCTGTGGCGGTCGGTGGGTCAAGGCCATGTCTCCCTCCAGCATGCAGCTGCCCACCATGAGTACCTGGGACATGATGGGGGGTGGTCGACAAGCAGCATCACCATTCTCCATGAACTCAGGGCAAG GATCACAATATCCAGGAATGCCAAACGAGAGCATGCCAAATGGTCCTGTTAGTGCAGGTTATACCCACCCGGGTCCCCCCTCAGACTACAGTTCCCCACTCACACACATGTCAGAAAGCATAAACAATATCACCAATGGAAATTCAATGAACAGTGTGAGTTCCATGAACAGTGTGCCACAAAGTGACTCTTCCTCTCAAATGACTCATAATTCAGGGCAATATGTTCCTGTGTCAGGGGACCAGGGTATGCCCACTTTACGGCACCCTGATCAAAACAGTATGAACAGTCACATGACTCCCTCCAGCCAATCATCACAAAGCATGAGTAACGGCAGCCATCAATTAGATCACCAATCACCTCCTAGCAATCAGAATCATTCATCAGGGGCAGACAACTGCAATTCAATAGAGGATATCAACTTGGATCCTTCAACAATTATGAATGACAGTCAGAGTAATAACTTAGAT CTCCAGCTAGAAAATTTTGGTGATCCTATTGAACTGTTATCATATCTGGGACCACCAGAGAGTTCCGGGAATGACTCACCGGGAACACAGAACACAAATACAAACAACAGCAATTCAACGTCCACAAACAATCAAACCTCAACAAGTGCCAATAGCAATAATGATGATTTGTTGGcattgtttgaataa
- the LOC128165184 gene encoding zinc finger MIZ domain-containing protein 1-like isoform X3, with the protein MSSGSGGEWQPQMAAELQIAVQTDSDPSAGWMPGNQGPPALSVVTTVWGMTQSTQSGPFNHSTPGSGYTNTTMSSTSYTQQPQGFTGNQMQKPPYNMGPITNRRDSGGYNRPGYPPTPNTPGSNTPISGHSEYPGGPGMPQGNPALSAALVAAAATATATATATASMVAIQDQQQQLNMQMNMNGQYPPQMPVQNQFNQYQGMPQRGGPMNMGPGAAPGPMMNKGMYMRRSAPYHNPQMMKGRQVPGGQQYPNGTQYGPQYMSQQQYPNKPQYPPAQQPLPSPTYGPQQPGMRPSAPPHYPNGQNPYMTGQFPSQGRQLPPQGPGYVPSPQYSNGQQNMQSTTMNYPHSPLPGNPTPPITPGAVQSPYPGQMPIKKDPEELRLTFPVRDGVVLPPFRLEHNLAVSNHVFHLRDSVYQTLMWRSDLELQLKCFHHEDRQMNTNWPASVTVSVNANPLNIERGENKTSHKPLYLKDVCQPGRNTIQITVTACCCSHLFVLQLVHRPSVRSVLQGLLKKRLLPAEHCITKIKRNFTSVTNNSSLNGEDGVEQTAIKVSLKCPITFRRIMLPARGHECKHIQCFDLESYLQLNTERGSWRCPVCSKTALLEGLEIDQYIWGILTNLQTTEFEEVTIDPMAAWKPVQHKTVKEEDTGDNSCGGRWVKAMSPSSMQLPTMSTWDMMGGGRQAASPFSMNSGQGSQYPGMPNESMPNGPVSAGYTHPGPPSDYSSPLTHMSESINNITNGNSMNSVSSMNSVPQSDSSSQMTHNSGQYVPVSGDQGMPTLRHPDQNSMNSHMTPSSQSSQSMSNGSHQLDHQSPPSNQNHSSGADNCNSIEDINLDPSTIMNDSQSNNLDLQLENFGDPIELLSYLGPPESSGNDSPGTQNTNTNNSNSTSTNNQTSTSANSNNDDLLALFE; encoded by the exons ATGAGTTCAGGATCTGGTGGGGAATGGCAGCCCCAAATGGCAGCAGAGCTTCAGATAGCCGTTCAGACAGATAG TGACCCAAGTGCAGGATGGATGCCTGGGAATCAAGGTCCCCCTGCCCTCTCTGTGGTGACCACTGTGTGGGGCATGACCCAGTCCACACAGAGTGGTCCCTTTAACCACAGTACACCTGGCTCGGGGTATACCAACACTACCATGTCCTCAACCAGCTACACGCAACAGCCTCAAGGATTCACAGGAAATCAGATGCAGAAACCACCATATAACATGGGACCCATCACCAACAGGAGAGACTCAGGGGGGTACAACCGGCCAGG TTATCCTCCAACACCCAACACACCTGGTTCTAACACTCCAATCTCTGGACACAGTGAATACCCTGGGGGACCAGGAATGCCCCAGGGAAACCCCGCCCTTTCTGCTGCACTAGTGGCAGCAGCTGCAACAGCAACGGCTACTGCAACAGCAACGGCTAGCATGGTGGCCATACAAGATCAGCAACAGCAGCTCAACATGCAGATGAACATGAACGGCCAGTACCCCCCACAGATGCCG GTTCAGAATCAGTTCAATCAATATCAGGGGATGCCCCAAAGAGGAGGACCAATGAATATGGGCCCAGGCGCTGCTCCGGGTCCAATGATGAATAAAGGCATGTACATGCGTCGCTCAGCCCCGTACCACAATCCACAGATGATGAAAGGAAGGCAGGTTCCTGGGGGCCAGCAGTATCCTAATGGAACACAG TATGGGCCACAGTACATGAGCCAGCAACAGTATCCCAACAAACCTCAGTACCCCCCAGCACAGCAGCCTCTACCCTCCCCTACTTACGGTCCTCAGCAGCCAGGAATGAGGCCCAGTGCTCCACCCCACTACCCCAATGGCCAGAACCCTTACATGACAGGCCAGTTTCCCTCACAAGGCCGACAACTTCCTCCCCAAGGCCCAGGGTATGTTCCATCACCGCAGTACAGCAATGGACAGCAGAATATGCAG TCCACCACCATGAATTATCCCCACTCCCCACTGCCTGGTAATCCCACCCCTCCCATCACACCAGGAGCTGTACAGTCTCCATACCCGGGACAGATGCCTATCAAGAAAG ATCCCGAAGAGCTGCGCCTTACCTTTCCTGTGAGGGACGGTGTAGTCCTCCCTCCTTTCCGCCTGGAGCATAACCTGGCGGTCAGCAACCACGTCTTCCATCTCCGCGACTCTGTCTATCAGACTCTCATGTGGAG atCTGACCTTGAATTACAGCTTAAATGTTTTCATCACGAGGATAGGCAGATGAACACAAACTGGCCAGCGTCTGTGACAGTTAGTGTCAATGCTAATCCCCTGAACATTGAACGTGGCGAGAACAAGACCTCACATAAACCTCTGTACCTCAAAGATGTCTGCCAGCCAGGCAGAAACACCATCCAGATCACAGTCACTGCATGTTGTTGT tCTCACCTATTTGTGCTACAGTTGGTTCACCGGCCCAGTGTACGGTCTGTGTTACAGGGATTGCTGAAGAAACGCCTTCTTCCTGCAGAGCACTGTATCACAAAAA TCAAACGAAACTTTACAAGTGTGACAAATAACAGCAGCTTAAATGGTGAGGATGGAGTTGAGCAGACTGCCATCAAAGTGTCACTTAAATGTCCAATCACATTCCGGCGGATTATGTTGCCTGCTCGAGGCCACGAGTGTAAACACATACAATGCTTTGATCTTGAATCGTACCTACAGCTGAACACGGAGCGTGGTTCCTGGCGGTGCCCGGTTTGTAG TAAAACAGCATTACTGGAAGGTTTGGAGATCGACCAATACATCTGGGGTATCTTAACAAATCTTCAGACCACAGAATTTGAGGAAGTCACAATAGACCCAATGGCAGCTTGGAAACCTGTCCAGCATAAAACCGTTAAGGAGGAAGACACAG GTGATAACTCCTGTGGCGGTCGGTGGGTCAAGGCCATGTCTCCCTCCAGCATGCAGCTGCCCACCATGAGTACCTGGGACATGATGGGGGGTGGTCGACAAGCAGCATCACCATTCTCCATGAACTCAGGGCAAG GATCACAATATCCAGGAATGCCAAACGAGAGCATGCCAAATGGTCCTGTTAGTGCAGGTTATACCCACCCGGGTCCCCCCTCAGACTACAGTTCCCCACTCACACACATGTCAGAAAGCATAAACAATATCACCAATGGAAATTCAATGAACAGTGTGAGTTCCATGAACAGTGTGCCACAAAGTGACTCTTCCTCTCAAATGACTCATAATTCAGGGCAATATGTTCCTGTGTCAGGGGACCAGGGTATGCCCACTTTACGGCACCCTGATCAAAACAGTATGAACAGTCACATGACTCCCTCCAGCCAATCATCACAAAGCATGAGTAACGGCAGCCATCAATTAGATCACCAATCACCTCCTAGCAATCAGAATCATTCATCAGGGGCAGACAACTGCAATTCAATAGAGGATATCAACTTGGATCCTTCAACAATTATGAATGACAGTCAGAGTAATAACTTAGAT CTCCAGCTAGAAAATTTTGGTGATCCTATTGAACTGTTATCATATCTGGGACCACCAGAGAGTTCCGGGAATGACTCACCGGGAACACAGAACACAAATACAAACAACAGCAATTCAACGTCCACAAACAATCAAACCTCAACAAGTGCCAATAGCAATAATGATGATTTGTTGGcattgtttgaataa